One Stenotrophomonas sp. SAU14A_NAIMI4_5 DNA segment encodes these proteins:
- a CDS encoding TonB-dependent siderophore receptor, which translates to MTLPVRSSLPRRALLPAALLSCLAVAAPAASAADADADASDAKTLDRVSVRAEQSAPPSSTTRLPITLQETPQSSTVIGLERLQNESLFSINDVMRNVTGVSVSFYDTQRPLYYARGFAITDFQVDGIPTYSGSTNQEYDTAFYDRVEVIRGANGLLSGAGVPSATVNLLRKRPGKEFDASFSVSAGSWDYRRMEADVTAPLTADGRFRSRVVAAYTDRDFYYDRYKENKMAGMAVLEGDLTDSTTVTVGYQTQDNNPVGSTWGTVPFFDSQGNFAHLPRSTNLSPKWSYWQRETSTVFANLEQRFGDDWLLKVNTSYTRGNVQNVRLYGTGNPNPVDGSGIFLRAAAGDAEDTRRNVDAYLTGTFSLWGQEHDVTLGTQWSDLEATTNTTTLNFPSDWARCGNERCYYIPNIYDWNGDISEVTYTRTGARRLAKTTQSGVYLATRLRLADPLALIAGARLSRWETRTRAYNATGAYTGTSGAYKVSDEVTPYVGLVYDITPDVSVYASYTEIFNPQNYKDRNENLLAPVQGSNVEAGIKTQWFDGRLTANAAVFEAKQDNYAVRDMSVPDGSLSDGSSAYIGVNGTKARGWEMDINGEILPGWTVNAGYTHVKVTRAATDLLYANPAEDLLQLNTQVRLPGVLDRLSVGAGVQWQSKVQGYNNPYPLGGTVTVNQPAYALVQFNANYRISDNWTATLSVRNALDKTYWANLDYNNYGEPRFVAASLRWKF; encoded by the coding sequence ATGACCCTGCCTGTCCGTTCTTCCCTGCCCCGCCGTGCGCTGCTGCCGGCTGCCCTGCTGTCCTGCCTGGCCGTGGCCGCGCCCGCTGCATCGGCCGCCGATGCCGATGCCGATGCCTCCGACGCCAAGACCCTCGACCGGGTGAGCGTGCGCGCCGAGCAGTCGGCACCGCCGTCGAGCACCACCCGCCTGCCGATCACCCTGCAGGAGACCCCGCAGTCGTCCACGGTGATCGGCCTGGAGCGCCTGCAGAACGAATCGCTGTTCAGCATCAACGACGTGATGCGCAACGTCACCGGCGTCAGCGTGTCCTTCTATGACACCCAGCGCCCGCTGTACTACGCGCGTGGTTTCGCCATCACCGATTTCCAGGTCGATGGCATCCCCACCTACAGCGGCTCGACCAACCAGGAATACGACACCGCCTTCTACGACCGCGTGGAAGTGATCCGCGGTGCCAACGGCCTGCTCAGCGGTGCCGGCGTGCCGTCGGCCACGGTGAACCTGCTGCGCAAGCGCCCAGGCAAGGAATTCGACGCCTCGTTCTCGGTCAGCGCCGGCAGCTGGGATTACCGCCGCATGGAGGCGGACGTGACCGCGCCGCTGACCGCCGATGGCCGCTTCCGCAGCCGCGTGGTCGCCGCCTATACCGATCGTGATTTCTATTACGACCGCTACAAGGAAAACAAGATGGCCGGCATGGCCGTGCTGGAAGGCGACCTGACCGACAGCACCACGGTCACCGTCGGCTACCAGACCCAGGACAACAACCCGGTGGGTTCGACCTGGGGCACCGTGCCGTTCTTCGACAGCCAGGGCAACTTCGCCCACCTGCCGCGCTCGACCAACCTGTCGCCGAAGTGGAGCTACTGGCAGCGCGAAACCAGCACCGTGTTCGCCAACCTCGAACAGCGCTTCGGTGACGACTGGCTGCTGAAGGTCAACACTTCCTACACCCGCGGCAACGTGCAGAACGTGCGCCTGTACGGCACCGGCAACCCGAACCCGGTGGACGGCTCGGGCATCTTCCTGCGCGCCGCCGCCGGCGATGCCGAGGACACCCGCCGCAACGTCGATGCCTACCTGACCGGCACCTTCAGCCTGTGGGGCCAGGAGCACGACGTGACCCTCGGCACGCAGTGGTCGGACCTGGAAGCCACCACCAACACCACCACGCTGAACTTCCCGAGCGACTGGGCGCGCTGCGGCAACGAGCGCTGCTACTACATCCCCAACATCTACGACTGGAACGGCGACATCTCCGAGGTGACCTACACCCGTACCGGTGCGCGCCGCCTGGCCAAGACCACGCAGAGTGGCGTGTACCTGGCCACCCGCCTGCGCCTGGCCGACCCGCTGGCGCTGATCGCCGGCGCACGCCTGAGCCGCTGGGAAACCCGCACCCGCGCCTACAACGCCACCGGCGCGTACACCGGCACCAGCGGTGCGTACAAGGTCAGCGACGAAGTCACGCCGTACGTGGGCCTGGTCTACGACATCACCCCGGACGTGTCGGTCTACGCCAGCTACACCGAGATCTTCAACCCGCAGAACTACAAGGACAGGAACGAGAACCTGCTGGCGCCGGTGCAGGGTTCCAACGTCGAAGCGGGCATCAAGACGCAGTGGTTCGACGGCCGCCTGACCGCCAATGCGGCGGTGTTCGAAGCCAAGCAGGACAACTACGCGGTGCGTGACATGAGCGTGCCGGACGGCTCACTCAGCGATGGCAGCTCGGCCTACATCGGCGTGAACGGCACCAAGGCACGCGGCTGGGAAATGGACATCAACGGCGAGATCCTGCCGGGCTGGACGGTCAATGCCGGCTACACCCACGTCAAGGTGACCCGCGCCGCGACCGACCTGCTGTACGCGAACCCGGCCGAGGACCTGCTGCAGCTGAACACCCAGGTGCGCCTGCCCGGCGTGCTCGACCGCCTGAGCGTCGGTGCCGGCGTGCAGTGGCAGAGCAAGGTGCAGGGCTACAACAACCCCTACCCGCTGGGCGGCACGGTGACGGTGAACCAGCCGGCCTATGCGCTGGTGCAGTTCAACGCCAACTACCGCATCAGCGACAACTGGACGGCGACGCTGAGCGTGCGCAACGCGCTGGACAAGACCTACTGGGCCAACCTGGACTACAACAACTACGGCGAACCGCGCTTCGTGGCGGCCAGCCTGCGCTGGAAGTTCTAA
- the mqo gene encoding malate dehydrogenase (quinone), translating to MKKFGKALIALLVLLLLAAALFLYWPLTQRSVPAASNDKPVDVVLVGAGIMSITLATYLQELQPDWNIQVYERLDTVAGESSDGWNNAGTGHSAFAELNYTPELPDGSIETKRAVGIAESFEVSRQFWSHQVKEGRLSQPSDFINPTPHMSFVWGDDNIAYLHKRQQALVKNPLFYGMQYSEDPAQIKQWAPLLMEGRDPKQKVAATWMPLGTDVNFGVITRQLTAGLQRSPNFGLHLEHEVRALRQNADKSWNVTVKDLKAGTETTTHARFVFIGAGGAALKLLQMSGIPESKDYAGFPVGGQFLAFQGADVTSRHHVKAYGMAETGSPPMSVPHLDARKLDGKPVILFGPFALYSTKFLKHGSWWDLYSSVNHNNVGPMLSVGKDNLDLVQYLMAQARLDDADRQAELVKYFPNAKPTDWKLVTAGQRVQIIKRDPLKGPVLQFGTEIVTDKDHTLAALLGASPGASTSPPIMLDLMAKAFPEQMKAGWETRLREIVPSYGRKLNESAALTNEIRTQTSQTLHLPYLDVPVEADATPAVAPAAAPAAPEKRNANEELQAL from the coding sequence ATGAAGAAATTTGGCAAGGCTCTTATCGCCCTGCTCGTGCTGCTGTTGCTGGCCGCCGCGCTGTTCCTGTACTGGCCGCTGACCCAGCGCTCGGTGCCCGCCGCCAGCAACGACAAGCCGGTCGACGTCGTCCTGGTCGGTGCCGGCATCATGAGCATCACCCTGGCCACCTACCTGCAGGAACTGCAGCCGGACTGGAACATCCAGGTCTACGAGCGCCTGGACACCGTCGCCGGCGAAAGCTCGGACGGCTGGAACAACGCCGGCACCGGCCACTCGGCATTCGCCGAACTGAACTACACCCCGGAACTGCCCGACGGCAGCATCGAGACCAAGCGCGCGGTCGGCATCGCCGAATCGTTCGAGGTTTCGCGCCAGTTCTGGTCGCACCAGGTGAAGGAAGGCCGGCTGAGCCAGCCCAGCGACTTCATCAACCCGACCCCGCACATGAGCTTCGTCTGGGGCGATGACAACATCGCCTACCTGCACAAGCGCCAGCAGGCGCTGGTGAAGAACCCGCTGTTCTACGGCATGCAGTACTCGGAGGATCCGGCGCAGATCAAGCAGTGGGCCCCGCTGCTGATGGAAGGCCGCGACCCCAAGCAGAAGGTCGCTGCGACCTGGATGCCGCTCGGTACCGACGTCAACTTCGGCGTGATCACCCGCCAGCTGACCGCCGGCCTGCAGCGCAGCCCGAACTTCGGCCTGCACCTGGAACATGAAGTGCGCGCGCTGCGGCAGAACGCCGACAAGAGCTGGAACGTGACGGTGAAGGACCTCAAGGCCGGCACCGAGACCACCACCCACGCCCGCTTCGTGTTCATCGGTGCCGGTGGCGCCGCGCTGAAGCTGCTGCAGATGTCCGGCATTCCCGAGTCGAAGGATTACGCCGGCTTCCCGGTGGGCGGCCAGTTCCTCGCCTTCCAGGGCGCGGACGTGACCTCGCGCCACCACGTGAAGGCCTACGGCATGGCCGAAACCGGTTCGCCGCCGATGTCGGTGCCGCACCTGGATGCGCGCAAGCTCGATGGCAAGCCGGTGATCCTGTTCGGGCCGTTCGCCCTGTACAGCACCAAGTTCCTCAAGCACGGCTCGTGGTGGGACCTGTATTCGTCGGTCAACCACAACAACGTCGGCCCGATGCTGTCGGTGGGCAAGGACAACCTGGACCTGGTGCAGTACCTGATGGCCCAGGCGCGTCTGGATGATGCCGACCGCCAGGCCGAGCTGGTCAAGTACTTCCCCAACGCCAAGCCCACTGACTGGAAGCTGGTGACGGCCGGCCAGCGCGTGCAGATCATCAAGCGCGACCCGCTGAAGGGCCCGGTGCTGCAGTTCGGCACCGAGATCGTGACCGACAAGGACCACACCCTGGCCGCCCTGCTGGGTGCCTCGCCGGGTGCCTCGACCTCGCCGCCGATCATGCTGGACCTGATGGCCAAGGCCTTCCCGGAACAGATGAAGGCCGGCTGGGAAACCCGCCTGCGCGAGATCGTGCCGTCGTACGGGCGCAAGCTCAATGAGAGCGCCGCGCTGACCAACGAGATCCGCACGCAGACCAGCCAGACCCTGCACCTGCCGTATCTGGACGTGCCGGTGGAAGCCGATGCGACGCCGGCGGTGGCCCCGGCCGCTGCCCCGGCTGCGCCGGAAAAGCGCAACGCCAACGAGGAGCTGCAGGCGCTGTAA
- a CDS encoding GNAT family N-acetyltransferase, protein MTIHYRPALATDAAACIDLRGRTRENAFSAAQLAELGITADSWATGIAEGDFIGRIAEDDGTVVGYGFADSDSGEVLVLALLPDYEGRGIGQRLLQEVVGLARAAGHGRLFLACSADPRSRSHGFYRHLGWQATGEVDEAGDEILELV, encoded by the coding sequence ATGACGATCCACTACCGCCCCGCCCTTGCCACTGATGCGGCTGCCTGCATCGACCTGCGCGGGCGTACCCGCGAGAACGCCTTCAGCGCCGCGCAGCTGGCCGAACTGGGCATCACCGCCGACAGCTGGGCGACAGGCATCGCCGAGGGCGATTTCATCGGCCGCATCGCCGAGGACGACGGCACGGTGGTCGGCTACGGCTTCGCCGACAGCGACAGTGGCGAGGTGCTGGTGCTGGCGCTGCTGCCGGACTACGAAGGCCGCGGCATCGGCCAGCGCCTGCTGCAGGAGGTGGTCGGACTCGCCCGCGCCGCCGGCCATGGCCGCCTGTTCCTGGCCTGCTCGGCCGATCCGCGCTCGCGCTCGCACGGTTTCTACCGGCATCTGGGCTGGCAGGCCACCGGCGAGGTGGACGAGGCGGGCGACGAGATCCTGGAACTGGTCTGA
- a CDS encoding LysR family transcriptional regulator ArgP, translated as MRIDHAQLRALAAVIREGSFDRAAQSLNVTPSAISQRVKALEDRIGRLLVKRGTPATATAEGQLLVQLAEQTALLEHDALHRMGLADEDLPQASIPVAVNHDSLETWFPQAAQQFAQNTGTTLDLRVEDQDHTVELLRQGTVLGAVTTLDEPVQGCQIHALGSIRYAATCTPEFRERHFAKGVTAQALAQAPVLVFNRKDDMQSRFAQRMAGDALPSTAPTWWIPSTRAFVQANLGGLGWTMNPLPLVKRHLDAGRLVYVRQRAWEDVPLYWQHWKGDVQTMALLTRAVLEASSTLVRRKR; from the coding sequence ATGCGCATCGATCATGCCCAGCTGCGGGCCCTGGCCGCGGTCATCCGCGAAGGCAGCTTCGACCGCGCCGCGCAGTCGCTCAATGTGACCCCTTCGGCCATCTCGCAGCGGGTGAAGGCGCTGGAGGACCGGATCGGCCGCCTGCTGGTCAAGCGCGGCACCCCGGCCACGGCCACCGCCGAGGGCCAGCTGCTGGTCCAGCTGGCCGAACAGACCGCGCTGCTGGAGCACGACGCCCTGCACCGCATGGGCCTGGCCGACGAGGACCTGCCGCAGGCGAGCATCCCGGTGGCGGTGAACCATGACAGCCTGGAAACCTGGTTCCCGCAGGCCGCGCAGCAGTTCGCGCAGAACACCGGCACCACCCTGGACCTGCGCGTGGAAGACCAGGACCACACGGTGGAGCTGCTGCGCCAGGGCACGGTGCTGGGTGCGGTGACCACGCTGGACGAGCCGGTGCAGGGCTGCCAGATCCATGCGCTGGGCAGCATCCGCTATGCGGCGACCTGTACGCCGGAGTTCCGCGAGCGCCATTTCGCCAAGGGGGTGACGGCGCAGGCGCTGGCGCAGGCCCCGGTGCTGGTGTTCAACCGCAAGGACGACATGCAGTCGCGCTTCGCCCAGCGGATGGCCGGCGATGCGCTGCCGAGCACGGCGCCGACGTGGTGGATCCCCTCCACCCGGGCCTTCGTGCAGGCCAACCTGGGCGGGCTGGGCTGGACGATGAACCCGCTGCCGCTGGTGAAGCGCCATCTGGATGCGGGGCGGCTGGTGTATGTGCGGCAGCGTGCGTGGGAGGACGTGCCGCTGTACTGGCAGCACTGGAAGGGCGATGTGCAGACGATGGCGCTGCTGACCCGGGCGGTGCTGGAGGCGTCGAGCACGCTGGTCCGGCGGAAGCGGTAG
- a CDS encoding LysE family transporter produces the protein MFSVISASTGLGAWFSGAATGVGLFAVVGAQSAFILRQGILRKHIVPVVATCAAIDAIFIFASVAGLRTLTSALPWLTSAVLWTGVAFLAWYAMKSARRAFAGGGGMGEADSDDGSRRAVLLAAVGFSLINPHFWLDMMVIGSIAENFGNARMAFAAGVVTASCLWLTAQGLGARLLAPLFTKPSTWRVLDGTIAVILSILALTLAIRGVH, from the coding sequence ATGTTCTCGGTCATCTCCGCCAGCACCGGCCTCGGTGCCTGGTTCTCTGGTGCAGCTACCGGCGTCGGCCTGTTCGCCGTGGTCGGTGCCCAGAGCGCCTTCATCCTGCGCCAGGGCATCCTGCGCAAGCACATCGTGCCGGTGGTCGCCACCTGCGCGGCCATCGATGCGATCTTCATCTTCGCCAGCGTGGCCGGCCTGCGCACGCTCACCTCGGCGCTGCCGTGGCTGACCAGCGCCGTGCTGTGGACCGGCGTGGCCTTCCTGGCCTGGTATGCGATGAAGTCCGCGCGCCGTGCCTTCGCCGGTGGCGGTGGCATGGGCGAGGCCGACAGCGATGACGGCAGCCGCCGTGCGGTGCTGCTGGCCGCGGTCGGCTTCTCGCTCATCAACCCGCATTTCTGGCTGGACATGATGGTGATCGGCTCGATCGCCGAGAACTTCGGCAATGCGCGCATGGCGTTCGCCGCCGGCGTGGTCACCGCCAGCTGCCTGTGGCTGACCGCGCAGGGCCTGGGTGCCCGCCTGCTGGCGCCGCTGTTCACCAAGCCCAGCACCTGGCGCGTGCTCGACGGCACCATCGCCGTCATCCTCAGCATCCTGGCGCTCACGCTGGCCATCCGCGGCGTGCACTGA
- a CDS encoding S9 family peptidase, producing the protein MRKTMMAALLALACAAPAAVGAVDLEKYIRQETFQDIKISPGGDYYAATVPLEDSTAVVIMRTSDNTPMGTFRPPRNNHATNFDWVSNERVLIELSEKFGSLDTPQRTGELYAINANGGRGELLVGYRVEGNGPGTRIQPKKVEAVAAFLTDELANDDRNVLVAVWPFGNDPFTRVERLDVTTGRRVQVAGSPVRNASFTTDNKGDVRFAHGSGTDNVNKLYYRQPSNNQWVLVNDEAVNNRIETAIGFAEDNSVAYLQVQQPKGPDAIVSWNPETGERKTLLADDVVDPYRIIFRNGTRVPVGALYLGDTTRSRFFDETSADARLYHSLEAAFKQPVYITSSTRDGKKVLVETWTGNDPGSFYVFDTVAKSAQHLISRSEWLDVDKTAPVRAVSLKARDGLPLHGFLTLPHGSDGRNLPMVVLPHGGPYDIFDSGRYDMESQLLADAGYAVLQVNYRGSGNYGRAHTQAGARQWGGAMQDDVTDATRWAVAQGIANKDRICIYGASYGAYSAMMGAAREPGMYKCAAGYVGVYDLPMMFTRGDIQNRGSGMTYLRDWLGDPAKLGTVSPVTLAGQIKVPVFLAAGGEDKRAPIEHTKRLEAALKKAGTPVESLYYSTEGHGFYRPEHEREYYSRLLAFLSNSLGGATASAPTPKASGKAP; encoded by the coding sequence ATGCGCAAGACAATGATGGCTGCGCTGCTGGCGCTGGCCTGTGCCGCGCCGGCTGCGGTCGGTGCCGTGGACCTGGAAAAGTACATCCGCCAGGAAACATTCCAGGACATCAAGATTTCGCCGGGGGGCGACTACTACGCTGCCACCGTGCCGTTGGAAGACAGCACCGCTGTCGTCATCATGCGCACGTCGGACAACACGCCGATGGGCACTTTCCGCCCGCCCCGCAACAACCATGCGACCAACTTCGACTGGGTCAGCAACGAACGCGTGCTGATCGAGCTGTCCGAGAAGTTCGGCTCGCTGGATACGCCGCAGCGCACCGGTGAGCTGTACGCGATCAACGCCAATGGCGGGCGCGGCGAGCTGCTGGTCGGCTACCGCGTGGAAGGCAATGGGCCTGGTACCCGCATCCAGCCGAAGAAGGTGGAGGCGGTGGCCGCCTTCCTCACCGATGAGCTGGCCAATGACGACCGCAACGTGCTGGTCGCGGTGTGGCCGTTCGGCAACGATCCCTTCACCCGCGTGGAGCGGCTGGACGTCACCACGGGTCGCCGCGTGCAGGTCGCGGGCTCGCCGGTGCGCAACGCCAGCTTCACCACCGACAACAAGGGCGACGTGCGTTTCGCCCATGGTTCCGGTACTGACAACGTCAACAAGCTCTACTACCGCCAGCCGAGCAACAACCAGTGGGTGCTGGTCAACGACGAGGCGGTCAACAACCGGATCGAGACGGCCATTGGTTTCGCTGAAGACAACAGCGTGGCCTACCTGCAGGTCCAGCAGCCGAAGGGCCCCGACGCCATCGTCAGCTGGAACCCGGAGACCGGCGAGCGGAAGACGCTGCTGGCCGATGACGTGGTCGATCCGTACCGCATCATCTTCCGCAACGGCACGCGCGTGCCGGTGGGTGCGCTGTACCTGGGCGATACCACCCGCAGCCGCTTCTTCGACGAGACGTCGGCCGATGCGCGCCTGTACCACAGCCTGGAAGCGGCCTTCAAACAGCCGGTCTACATCACCTCCAGCACGCGTGACGGCAAGAAGGTGCTGGTGGAAACCTGGACTGGCAACGATCCCGGCTCGTTCTATGTGTTCGATACCGTGGCCAAGTCGGCGCAGCACCTGATCAGCCGCAGCGAGTGGCTGGACGTGGACAAGACCGCGCCGGTGCGCGCTGTATCGCTGAAGGCCCGCGATGGCCTGCCGCTGCACGGCTTCCTGACGCTGCCGCATGGCAGCGACGGTCGCAACCTGCCGATGGTGGTGCTGCCGCATGGTGGTCCGTACGACATCTTCGATTCCGGCCGCTATGACATGGAATCGCAGCTGCTGGCCGATGCCGGCTATGCGGTGCTGCAGGTCAACTACCGTGGCTCGGGCAACTACGGTCGCGCGCACACCCAGGCCGGTGCACGGCAGTGGGGCGGCGCCATGCAGGACGACGTCACTGATGCGACCCGCTGGGCCGTCGCGCAGGGCATCGCCAACAAGGACCGCATCTGCATCTACGGTGCCAGCTATGGCGCCTACTCGGCGATGATGGGTGCGGCGCGCGAACCGGGCATGTACAAGTGCGCCGCCGGCTACGTGGGTGTGTATGACCTGCCGATGATGTTCACCCGTGGCGACATCCAGAACCGCGGTTCGGGCATGACCTACCTGCGTGACTGGCTGGGCGACCCGGCGAAGCTGGGCACGGTCTCGCCGGTCACCCTTGCCGGGCAGATCAAGGTGCCGGTGTTCCTTGCGGCCGGTGGCGAAGACAAGCGCGCGCCGATCGAGCACACCAAGCGTCTGGAAGCGGCGCTGAAGAAGGCGGGCACGCCGGTGGAAAGCCTGTACTACAGCACCGAAGGCCACGGCTTCTACCGCCCCGAGCACGAGCGGGAGTACTACAGCCGCCTGCTGGCGTTCCTGTCCAACAGCCTGGGTGGGGCCACTGCCAGTGCGCCCACGCCGAAGGCCAGCGGCAAGGCGCCGTAA
- a CDS encoding oligopeptide:H+ symporter: MNSTAIASDDFLGHPKGVYVCFFTEMWERFSFYGMKALLLLYLTKYHLFGDKAGLDLLGAYGGLVYCIPVFGGMLADRWLGMRRAVLFGGILLVLGHLGMAFEGHAAYRVNGEVVRDTSALAVTYLSLALIIMGVGFLKPNISTIVGKLYPQDDPRRDSGFSLFYAGINLGALFSSLVCGFLGEAYGWKYGFGAAGIGMLAGLAMFLWGQKYLQGHAEPPQPAALKQKVLGLPREWLIYLCAVVGVLPVAWLMWAAGNGAFALGGEISLALMLMLVVLGGVLVWFAWFTGSKCTPVQRQQMIALMVLIFMALVFFTMYEQSYGSWVTFTDRLLTKDIVPALVITDGTPLPWSIISLLLAPLGFVVSARLSERRPGSNAPRAFFIAIVALMLVLLVRDCLVIPQTAGSLTYLGGLFLVLLAPAFAALWTWMDRRGWEPGKPVKSAWGLVIGALSFVPLALAAQQVGATGEMASVWWLVLAYFLLASGEMCLSPVGLSAVTQLAVPRVMSLMMGTWFLATAFSETLAALFGKLAAIDVPEGETLDMVAAAGAYAHLFWLLMWIGLGCAVLAFIAAPLLKRMMHGVK, encoded by the coding sequence ATGAATTCCACCGCGATCGCTTCCGACGACTTCCTCGGCCACCCGAAAGGCGTCTACGTCTGCTTTTTCACTGAAATGTGGGAGCGCTTCTCCTTCTACGGGATGAAGGCGCTGCTGCTGCTGTATCTCACCAAGTACCACCTGTTCGGCGACAAGGCCGGCCTGGACCTGCTGGGCGCGTATGGCGGCCTGGTCTACTGCATCCCGGTGTTCGGCGGCATGCTGGCCGACCGCTGGCTGGGCATGCGCCGGGCGGTGCTGTTCGGCGGCATCCTGCTGGTGCTGGGCCACCTCGGCATGGCCTTCGAGGGCCACGCTGCGTACCGGGTCAACGGTGAAGTGGTGCGCGATACCTCGGCCCTGGCGGTGACCTACCTGTCGCTGGCGCTGATCATCATGGGCGTCGGCTTCCTCAAGCCGAACATCTCCACCATCGTCGGCAAGCTCTACCCGCAGGACGACCCGCGCCGCGATTCGGGCTTCTCGCTGTTCTACGCCGGCATCAACCTTGGCGCGCTGTTCTCCTCGCTGGTCTGCGGCTTCCTCGGCGAGGCCTATGGCTGGAAGTACGGCTTCGGCGCCGCCGGCATCGGCATGCTGGCCGGCCTGGCGATGTTCCTCTGGGGCCAGAAGTACCTGCAGGGCCACGCCGAACCGCCGCAGCCGGCCGCGCTGAAGCAGAAGGTGCTGGGCCTGCCGCGCGAATGGCTGATCTACCTGTGCGCGGTGGTCGGCGTGCTGCCGGTGGCGTGGCTGATGTGGGCGGCCGGCAACGGCGCCTTCGCCCTCGGCGGCGAGATCAGCCTGGCGCTGATGCTGATGCTGGTGGTGCTGGGCGGCGTGCTGGTCTGGTTCGCCTGGTTCACCGGCAGCAAGTGCACCCCGGTGCAGCGCCAGCAGATGATCGCGCTGATGGTGCTGATCTTCATGGCGCTGGTGTTCTTCACGATGTACGAGCAGTCCTACGGCTCGTGGGTCACCTTCACCGACCGCCTGCTGACCAAGGACATCGTGCCGGCGCTGGTCATCACCGATGGCACCCCGCTGCCGTGGTCGATCATCTCGCTGCTGCTGGCGCCGCTGGGCTTCGTGGTCAGCGCGCGCCTGTCCGAGCGTCGCCCGGGCTCGAACGCGCCGCGTGCATTCTTCATTGCCATCGTCGCGCTGATGCTGGTGCTGCTGGTGCGCGACTGCCTGGTGATTCCGCAGACCGCCGGTTCGCTTACCTATCTGGGCGGCCTGTTCCTGGTGCTGCTGGCCCCGGCGTTCGCCGCGCTGTGGACCTGGATGGACCGCCGCGGCTGGGAGCCGGGCAAGCCGGTGAAGTCGGCCTGGGGCTTGGTCATCGGTGCGCTGTCGTTCGTGCCGCTGGCACTGGCCGCGCAGCAGGTCGGCGCCACCGGTGAAATGGCCAGCGTGTGGTGGCTGGTGCTGGCCTACTTCCTGCTGGCCAGCGGCGAGATGTGCCTGTCGCCGGTGGGCCTGTCGGCGGTGACCCAGCTGGCCGTGCCGCGGGTGATGAGCCTGATGATGGGCACCTGGTTCCTGGCCACGGCGTTTTCCGAAACGCTGGCCGCGCTGTTCGGCAAGCTGGCGGCGATCGACGTGCCCGAAGGCGAGACGCTGGACATGGTGGCGGCCGCAGGCGCCTATGCGCACCTGTTCTGGCTGCTGATGTGGATCGGCCTGGGCTGTGCGGTACTGGCCTTCATCGCCGCGCCGCTGCTGAAGCGGATGATGCACGGGGTGAAGTGA
- a CDS encoding heparan-alpha-glucosaminide N-acetyltransferase domain-containing protein, whose translation MPPSPSLRLASIDQLRGTVMLLMLLDHVRETFFLQHQVGDPVDAASVSPALFACRLLAHLCAPVFVLLTGLSAWLYGQRQADPRSAIAAFLLKRGLFLVVLELTLVNFAWTFQLPPDTLYLQVIWAIGLSMIALAGLLWLPRPALLVLGVLLVAGHNLFDGVRVEGNGVLAVLWKVLHQRDWIETGVMRLRTSYPVLPWIGVIVLGYLMGPWFARDRDPAQRQRWLLWAGLGALAAFALLRLANGYGEAPWQHQDSALRTWMSVFNVTKYPPSLQFLLLTLGVGLSLLRLYEWPPLARALRPLADIGAAPMFFYLLHLYVLKLLYVAALAIWGPTHGSLYALDSVAGLLLVACALAVAMYPPTLLFGRFKARRRDLAWLRYL comes from the coding sequence ATGCCCCCTTCCCCCTCCCTCCGGCTGGCCTCCATCGACCAGCTGCGCGGCACCGTGATGCTGCTGATGCTGCTCGACCACGTGCGCGAGACCTTTTTCCTGCAGCACCAGGTCGGCGATCCGGTGGACGCGGCCAGCGTCTCCCCCGCCCTGTTCGCCTGCCGCCTGCTGGCGCATCTGTGCGCGCCTGTATTCGTGCTGCTCACCGGCCTGTCTGCGTGGCTGTACGGCCAGCGCCAGGCCGACCCGCGCAGTGCCATCGCCGCCTTCCTGCTCAAGCGCGGCCTGTTCCTGGTGGTGCTGGAGCTGACCCTGGTCAACTTCGCCTGGACCTTCCAGCTCCCGCCGGACACGCTGTACCTGCAGGTGATCTGGGCCATCGGCCTGAGCATGATCGCGCTGGCCGGCCTGCTGTGGCTGCCGCGCCCGGCGCTGCTGGTGCTGGGCGTGCTGCTGGTGGCCGGCCACAACCTGTTCGATGGCGTGCGCGTGGAAGGCAACGGCGTGCTGGCCGTGCTGTGGAAGGTGCTGCACCAGCGCGACTGGATCGAAACCGGCGTGATGCGCCTGCGTACCTCCTACCCGGTGCTGCCGTGGATCGGGGTGATCGTGCTGGGCTACCTGATGGGGCCGTGGTTCGCCCGCGACCGCGACCCGGCGCAGCGCCAGCGCTGGCTGCTGTGGGCCGGGCTGGGTGCGCTGGCCGCGTTCGCCCTGCTGCGCCTGGCCAACGGTTATGGCGAGGCGCCGTGGCAGCACCAGGACAGCGCCCTGCGCACCTGGATGAGCGTGTTCAACGTGACCAAGTACCCGCCGTCGCTGCAGTTCCTGCTGCTGACCCTGGGCGTGGGCCTGTCGCTGCTGCGCCTGTACGAATGGCCGCCGCTGGCCCGCGCGCTGCGACCGCTGGCCGACATCGGTGCGGCGCCGATGTTCTTCTACCTGCTGCATCTGTATGTGCTGAAGCTGCTGTACGTGGCCGCGCTGGCGATCTGGGGGCCGACCCACGGCAGCCTGTACGCACTGGATTCGGTGGCCGGCCTGTTGCTGGTGGCCTGCGCGCTGGCGGTGGCGATGTACCCGCCGACGCTGCTGTTCGGTCGGTTCAAGGCGCGCCGGCGCGACCTGGCCTGGCTGCGGTACCTGTAA